From a single Brassica napus cultivar Da-Ae chromosome C9, Da-Ae, whole genome shotgun sequence genomic region:
- the LOC106421314 gene encoding protein argonaute 9-like: MDSHEAKRLPPPPPVVPPNLVPEREPIKKTTLLPMARRGIGSEGVRTPLLTNHFRVNFNNANGHFYRYSVTITYEDGSPMEAKGVFRKILEKVQETYRTDLGSKYFAYDGQKNLFTIGVLPSNKMDFLVVLENTPSSRNNTGNASPNETNDADRKRSRLPHRSKKFMVEISYAARIPMQAIASAIRGKETDNLQDATRVLDVILRQNAARQGCLLVRQSFFHNDARNYINIGGGVFGARGFHTSFKTTQRGLSLNIDTSTTMVVQPGPVIDFLLANQNVNDPKYLDWNKARRALKNLRVKVVPSNRECKITGLSEERCKDQMFTMNSKKEMGEVQITVYKYFTEIRGLKLRYSGDFPCINVGKPNRPNYIPIEHCELVSLQRYTKSLSSFQKASLVENSRQSPPDRMASLTNSMKKSNYNADLVLQESGVSIGSSFIQVEGRVLPAPRLRIGNGEEFQPRNGRWNFNKKKLVEPVTVTRWVVVNFSAGCDTDRLISDLIRCGKMKGMNVEPPYKVVFQENPNYRGAPANIRVEKMFEQIQSELRKEGKPKFILCVLAEKKNSLVYGPWKKKNLIEHGIVTQCIAPPKNVRDQYITNVLLKINAKLGGLNSLLAMERSRAMMPLVTQVPTFIVGIDVSHGSPNQSDIPSIAAVVGSREWPLISKYRACVRTQSRKTEMIDNLFKLVPNEKGKLVDEGIFWELLFDFYISSGKRRPEHIIIFRDGVSDSQFNQVLNIELDQMMQACKFVEENWEPKFTVIIAQKNHHTKFFQDRGTENVLPGTIVDSRICHPHNNDFYLCAHAGLIGTTRPTHYHVLYDEIRFSTDDLQELVHSLSYVYQRSTTAISVVAPICYAHLAAAQMGTVMKFEDMSLSERSSIHDGITRSGEAPVPPMPMLNSYVASSMFFC; the protein is encoded by the exons ATGGATTCTCATGAAGCAAAACGGCTACCACCTCCCCCACCGGTAGTTCCACCAAACCTTGTGCCTGAACGAGAGCCTATCAAAAAGACCACCCTTCTTCCAATGGCTCGGCGTGGCATCGGGTCCGAAGGAGTGAGGACACCTCTTCTTACCAATCACTTCAGAGTCAACTTCAACAACGCAAATGGCCACTTCTATCGTTACAGT GTTACTATTACATATGAAGATGGGAGTCCAATGGAGGCTAAAGGTGTTTTTAGGAAGATTCTTGAAAAGGTTCAGGAAACGTATCGAACAGATTTAGGATCCAAATACTTTGCTTATGATGGCCAGAAGAATCTGTTCACCATTGGTGTTCTTCCTAGCAACAAAATGGATTTCTTAGTCGTTCTTGAAAACACACCTTCTAGCAG AAACAACACTGGAAATGCTAGCCCAAATGAAACAAATGATGCGGACAGGAAAAGATCAAGGCTGCCACACCGATCCAAGAAGTTCATGGTTGAGATAAGCTATGCTGCAAGGATCCCCATGCAAGCTATTGCAAGCGCTATTCGAGGAAAGGAAACAGATAATCTTCAAGATGCTACAAGAGTGTTGGATGTCATTTTGCGTCAGAATGCAGCTAGGCA AGGTTGCCTACTTGTTCGCCAATCATTTTTTCATAACGATGCTCGGAACTATATAAACATTGGCGGAGGTGTATTTGGTGCTAGAGGGTTCCACACAAGCTTCAAAACTACTCAAAGAGGCTTATCCTTGAACATCG acACTTCAACTACAATGGTAGTACAACCAGGCCCTGTTATTGATTTTCTTCTTGCAAATCAGAATGTGAATGACCCAAAGTATCTTGACTGGAATAAG GCTAGGCGTGCTCTCAAAAATCTTAGAGTTAAGGTTGTCCCCTCAAATAGAGAATGCAAGATAACTGGACTAAGTGAAGAACGCTGCAAAGATCAAAT GTTTACTATGAATTCTAAAAAAGAGATGGGGGAAGTTCAGATTACCGTGTACAAGTACTTCACCGAGATTCGCGGTCTCAAACTGCGATATTCAGGTGACTTTCCTTGCATCAATGTTGGTAAGCCAAATCGCCCAAATTACATCCCCATTGAG cacTGTGAACTTGTGAGTCTACAGCGTTACACCAAATCGCTTAGTAGTTTTCAGAAGGCTTCTCTGGTAGAAAATTCTAGGCAGAGTCCACCTGACAGAATGGCTTCACTAACCAAT AGTATGAAGAAGAGCAATTATAACGCTGACCTTGTGTTGCAAGAAAGTGGTGTCAGCATTGGCTCTAGCTTCATCCAAGTGGAGGGTCGCGTTTTACCAGCACCAAGG CTGAGAATAGGCAATGGAGAGGAGTTTCAACCTCGCAATGGGCGTTGGAACTTCAATAAAAAG AAACTTGTTGAGCCAGTCACGGTTACTAGATGGGTTGTTGTGAACTTCTCTGCTGGATGTGATACAGATAGGCTAATTTCTGACTTGATTAGATGTGGAAAGATGAAAGGAATG aatGTAGAACCTCCATACAAAGTCGTATTTCAAGAAAATCCTAACTATAGGGGTGCACCAGCCAATATCAGAGTAGAAAAGATGTTTGAGCAGATCCAATCTGAACTCAGAAAAGAAGGAAAGCCAAAATTCATTCTTTGCGTTCTCgcagaaaagaaaaactctctTGTTTATG GGccttggaagaagaagaatcttaTTGAACATGGAATTGTTACTCAGTGTATTGCTCCTCCAAAAAACGTAAGAGATCAGTATATCACCAATGTTCTTCTCAAGATAAATGCCAAG CTTGGTGGACTGAACTCCCTGTTAGCTATGGAACGCTCACGAGCAATGATGCCTTTAGTAACGCAAGTTCCTACTTTCATTGTTGGGATAGATGTATCCCATGGTTCCCCTAACCAGTCTGACATACCATCAATTGCTGCG GTTGTGGGCTCCAGAGAATGGCCACTCATCTCGAAATATAGGGCATGTGTGCGCACACAATCTCGGAAAACGGAAATGATTGATAATCTCTTCAAACTTGTCCCCAACGAAAAGGGAAAACTAGTAGATGAAGGAATTTTCTG GGAGCTCTTGTTCGACTTTTACATAAGCTCGGGGAAGAGGAGACCTGAACACATTATCATTTTCAG GGATGGTGTAAGTGATTCACAGTTCAATCAAGTTCTCAACATTGAATTGGATCAAATGATGCAG GCATgcaagtttgttgaagaaaattGGGAACCAAAGTTCACAGTGATCATTGCCCAGAAGAACCATCACACCAAGTTCTTCCAGGATAGAGGCACTGAAAATGTTCTTCCAG GAACAATAGTTGACAGCAGGATCTGTCACCCACACAACAATGACTTCTATCTCTGTGCCCATGCTGGATTGATC GGAACTACCAGGCCAACGCATTACCATGTGCTTTATGATGAGATTAGATTTTCGACAGATGACCTCCAAGAACTTGTGCATTCTCTATCATATGT CTACCAGAGGAGCACCACTGCCATCTCTGTCG ttGCACCTATTTGTTATGCTCATTTGGCGGCTGCACAGATGGGAACTGTGATGAAATTTGAGGATATGTCTCTGTCTGAGAGATCATCGATCCATGATGGGATCACGAGATCTGGAGAAGCCCCTGTGCCACCCATGCCAATGTTGAACTCGTATGTTGCAAGCTCCATGTTCTTCTGCTAA
- the LOC106421309 gene encoding non-structural maintenance of chromosomes element 1 homolog encodes MVSLSWKHHTLIQALISRGPLKEKEFQSIFTAVTGRNPGAAKKIFDKYLLEINKELSYVHFELRACRDQYDGQVCYGVVNTVSDDQSKLGTKYSVPQIAFFKGIIKAIAQDEAAQGCISGFDALNIRLENQLPSEASSSQQQQAPAAFKNFSMSQKDKTLDELVRDKWLCRTSEGNIGLGIRSLLDLRSWFRNNDVPSCEVCNEAGVKADLCPNEGCTVRIHKYCLKNLLSQRDDKVCSGCGKPWPLGKVTKEEAVEAAVDDEEENETQATTALRSKKRKQRSQRDSAENFSSQASLASSGAATRRRVTRSAAHLN; translated from the exons ATGGTATCTCTAAGCTGGAAGCACCACACGCTAATTCAAGCTTTGATTTCGCGAGGCCCTCTCAAGGAGAAAGAGTTTCAATCCATCTTCACCGCCGTCACCGGCAGAAACCCAG GAGCTGCTAAGAAGATATTTGATAAGTACCTTCTTGAGATCAACAAAGAGCTCTCTTATGTTCACTTTGAGCTGAGGGCTTGTAGGGATCAGTATGATGGTCAAGTTTGTTACGGAGTTGTTAACACTGTCTCCGATGATCAGTCCAAACTCGGGACTAAGTATTCTGTTCCGCAGATTGCCTTCTTTAAAGGCATT ATAAAAGCAATTGCACAGGATGAAGCTGCTCAAGGTTGCATATCTGGCTTTGATGCCCTCAATATCCGATTGGAGAATCAG TTACCAAGTGAAGCCAGCAGCAGTCAACAGCAGCAAGCCCCAGCTGCATTCAAGAACTTCTCAATGTCGCAAAAGGACAAAACTCTCGATGAGCTTGTAAGGGACAAATGGCTGTGCCGCACAAGTGAGGGTAACATCGGACTTGGTATACGATCTCTTCTTGACCTGCGCAGTTGGTTCAGGAACAATGATGTTCCCTCTTGTGAGGTTTGCAATGAAGCTGGTGTTAAG GCGGATTTGTGTCCAAATGAAGGTTGTACAGTCCGGATACACAAGTACTGCCTCAAAAACTTGTTATCTCAAAGG GATGATAAAGTTTGCTCAGGCTGCGGGAAGCCATGGCCTTTGGGTAAAGTTACAAAAGAAGAAGCTGTTGAAGCAGCAGTGGATGATGAGGAGGAAAACGAGACTCAAGCAACAACAGCTTTAAGGtccaagaaaagaaaacaaaggagCCAAAGAGACTCAGCTGAAAACTTTTCTTCTCAGGCTTCTTTAGCCTCTAGTGGTGCTGCCACTAGGAGAAGAGTAACTCGTAGCGCTGCACacttaaattag
- the LOC106421324 gene encoding ETHYLENE INSENSITIVE 3-like 2 protein, with the protein MYNTNIGMFPTLVTSPVPRFPEGETCFASLNTTCNDPTEEEMEIEELEKKIWKDKQRLKQLKEMSKNGLGRASLKQPPDDEHSRKRMMYQAQDGILKYMSKTMERCKAQGFVYGVVFQNGKTVTGSSDNLRGWWRDQVRFDRNGPAAILKHQREINLSATDGNELGYSEDGGECTAHKLLELQDTTLGALLSALMPNCKPPQRRYPLEKGVPPPWWPTGKEDWWGDLPLPDGCRGHPPAYRKPHGLKKMWKVGILIGVIRHMMASDINDIAKLVGRSTTLQEKMTSREGSLWLAALNREKAIASQSQEQPLTFSEEDGTGGETDTLFPEPADYDVEGSVGPRHRLNRQFHGFDNNNFNSVYNNKRRFEGESLHPGTNLTCENSPCPYSRPEMGFNDRVLRENHQMTCPYKQPTEPFYQPAEPFGMPYPDYNRSFYGNRPESQVGMQQQQQQQQVQSIPDNFTQSNNLYRPKAAERGGNTSVMNHNTNNGYAQTVGMENYHKNTNNGYAQTVGMENYHKNTNNGYAQTVGMENYHQNTNNGYAQTVGMENYHQNQDQDLSMPWIQ; encoded by the coding sequence atgtataacaCCAATATAGGGATGTTCCCCACTTTAGTAACAAGCCCTGTGCCTCGTTTCCCCGAAGGAGAGACGTGTTTCGCATCGCTTAACACTACGTGCAACGACCCGACCGAAGAAGAAATGGAGATAGAGGAGCTTGAGAAGAAGATCTGGAAAGACAAGCAGCGTTTGAAGCAGCTCAAGGAGATGTCCAAGAACGGGCTAGGTAGAGCATCGTTGAAGCAGCCTCCTGACGATGAACATTCGAGAAAGAGAATGATGTACCAGGCACAGGATGGGATCTTAAAGTACATGTCCAAGACAATGGAGCGTTGCAAAGCTCAAGGCTTCGTGTACGGCGTCGTTTTCCAGAACGGGAAAACAGTAACGGGGTCTTCTGACAATCTCCGTGGATGGTGGAGAGACCAAGTGAGGTTTGATAGGAACGGACCAGCTGCTATACTGAAGCACCAGAGAGAGATCAATCTCTCCGCCACTGATGGAAATGAGTTAGGATACTCTGAGGATGGAGGAGAATGTACTGCACATAAGTTGCTTGAGCTGCAAGATACAACTCTAGGAGCTCTTTTATCTGCTCTGATGCCTAACTGCAAGCCTCCTCAGAGACGTTATCCCTTGGAGAAAGGCGTGCCGCCGCCTTGGTGGCCGACGGGGAAAGAAGACTGGTGGGGTGATCTGCCTTTACCCGATGGTTGTAGAGGACATCCTCCTGCTTACAGGAAGCCTCATGGCCTCAAGAAGATGTGGAAGGTTGGTATTTTGATTGGTGTGATCAGACATATGATGGCTTCAGACATTAACGACATAGCGAAGCTGGTGGGACGGTCTACGACTCTGCAGGAGAAGATGACTTCAAGAGAAGGCTCTTTATGGCTAGCTGCTTTGAACAGAGAGAAGGCTATTGCTAGTCAGAGTCAGGAGCAGCCTTTAACCTTCTCAGAAGAAGATGGAACTGGTGGCGAGACGGATACTCTATTCCCTGAACCAGCAGATTATGATGTTGAAGGAAGTGTTGGGCCTCGTCATCGTCTCAATCGGCAGTTTCATGGATTTGACAACAACAACTTCAATAGTGTTTATAACAACAAGAGGAGGTTTGAAGGAGAGTCACTTCATCCAGGAACGAACCTAACTTGTGAGAACAGTCCCTGTCCTTATAGCAGACCAGAGATGGGATTCAATGACAGGGTCTTAAGAGAGAATCACCAAATGACTTGTCCTTATAAACAACCCACTGAACCCTTTTACCAACCCGCTGAACCCTTTGGTATGCCTTATCCGGATTATAACCGGAGTTTTTATGGAAACAGACCGGAGAGCCAAGTGGGaatgcagcagcagcagcagcagcagcaagttCAGAGCATTCCAGACAATTTTACTCAATCCAACAATCTCTACAGACCAAAAGCAGCAGAAAGAGGAGGTAATACTTCGGTGATGAATCATAATACCAACAATGGCTATGCGCAAACAGTAGGGATGGAGAACTATCATAAGAATACCAACAATGGCTATGCGCAAACAGTAGGGATGGAGAACTATCATAAGAATACCAACAATGGCTATGCGCAAACAGTTGGGATGGAGAACTATCATCAGAATACCAACAATGGCTATGCGCAAACAGTTGGGATGGAGAACTATCATCAGAATCAAGATCAAGACTTGTCCATGCCTTGGATTCAGTGA
- the LOC106421363 gene encoding L-ascorbate oxidase-like isoform X2 has product MGVWWIVVVTILAHTASAAVREYHWEVEYKFGFPDCKEGMVMAVNGQFPGPTIHALAGDTIVVHLTNKLATEGLVIHWHGIRQLGSPWADGAAGVTQCAITPGETFTYKFTVDKPGTHFYHGHYGMQRSAGLYGSLIIDAAKGKREPLRYDGEFNLLLSDWWHESVLSQELGLSAKPMRWIGEAQSILINGRGQFNCSLAAQFSNATAQFSNTSLPMCKFKKGDQCAPQRLHVEPNKTYRIRLASSTGLASLNFAVQGHKLVVVEADGNYITPFTTSDVDIYSGETYSVLLTTDQDPSQNYWISVGVRGRKPKTPPALTVLHYVTAPSSQPPSSPPPETPRWNDFDRSKNFSKKIFSAMGSPPPPRKFRKRLILLNTQNLIEGETKWALNNVSLVVPATPYLGSVKYKLRRGFDRKPPPPNFPMDYDIMNPPRNRNTTKGNGIYVFPFNVTADVILQNANGLDANASEIHPWHLHGHDFWVLGYGEGKFRPGIDEKTYNLKNPPLRNTVPLYPYGWTALRFVTDNPGVWFFHCHIEPHLHMGMGVVFAEGLNRIGKVPDEALGCGLTKQFLMNRNNP; this is encoded by the exons ATGGGTGTGTGGTGGATAGTGGTGGTGACTATCTTGGCTCACACGGCGTCTGCCGCCGTGAGAGAGTATCATTGGGAGGTTGAGTACAAGTTCGGATTTCCCGACTGCAAAGAAGGTATGGTCATGGCCGTCAACGGCCAGTTTCCCGGTCCCACCATACACGCCCTCGCTGGAGACACCATCGTCGTCCATCTCACCAACAAACTCGCCACCGAAGGCCTTGTCATTCATTGGCATGGAATTCGTCAG ttGGGAAGTCCATGGGCAGATGGAGCAGCTGGAGTTACTCAGTGTGCGATTACCCCTGGCGAGACTTTCACCTACAAATTCACTGTTGATAAG CCGGGAACACATTTCTACCATGGGCACTACGGCATGCAGAGATCAGCTGGGCTATACGGATCATTGATTATAGACGCAGCGAAAGGGAAGAGAGAGCCACTGAGATATGACGGAGAGTTTAATCTCTTGCTAAGCGATTGGTGGCATGAGAGTGTTCTCTCCCAGGAACTCGGTCTTTCTGCCAAACCTATGCGCTGGATCGGTGAAGCTCAG AGCATATTGATCAATGGGAGAGGACAATTTAATTGTTCATTGGCGGCGCAATTCAGCAACGCGACGGCACAGTTCAGCAATACGTCGTTACCTATGTGCAAGTTTAAAAAAGGAGATCAATGCGCACCACAGAGACTACACGTGGAGCCTAACAAGACTTACCGAATCAGACTCGCCAGCTCCACCGGTCTTGCCTCCCTCAACTTTGCTGTTCag GGACACAAGCTAGTGGTGGTGGAGGCCGACGGCAACTACATCACACCGTTCACCACCAGCGATGTCGATATATATTCCGGCGAGACCTACTCCGTCCTCCTCACCACCGATCAAGACCCTTCCCAAAACTACTGGATCTCCGTCGGCGTTCGCGGCCGGAAACCAAAGACACCTCCAGCACTCACTGTCTTACACTACGTAACCGCCCCTTCTTCCCAACCCCCTTCCTCTCCGCCGCCGGAGACTCCGAGATGGAACGATTTCGATCGGAGCAAGAACTTCTCGAAGAAGATCTTCTCCGCGATGGGATCGCCACCGCCGCCGAGGAAATTCAGAAAACGGCTGATCCTCCTCAACACTCAGAACTTGATCGAGGGTGAAACCAAATGGGCTCTCAACAACGTCTCTCTCGTGGTTCCGGCGACGCCGTATCTCGGATCCGTCAAGTACAAACTGAGACGCGGATTCGATCGTAAGCCGCCGCCGCCGAATTTCCCGATGGATTACGACATCATGAATCCGCCGCGAAACCGTAACACCACGAAGGGAAACGGGATCTACGTTTTTCCGTTTAACGTAACCGCCGACGTGATTCTCCAAAACGCTAACGGCTTAGACGCAAACGCGAGCGAGATCCATCCGTGGCATCTCCACGGGCAcgatttttgggttttgggttacGGCGAAGGGAAGTTCCGTCCAGGAATTGATGAGAAGacgtataatttgaaaaatccGCCGTTACGGAACACGGTGCCGTTGTATCCGTATGGATGGACGGCGTTGAGATTTGTAACGGACAATCCTGGGGTTTGGTTTTTTCATTGTCACATTGAACCGCATTTGCATATGGGTATGGGTGTGGTTTTCGCTGAGGGATTAAACCGGATTGGTAAGGTACCTGATGAGGCGTTAGGTTGCGGTTTAACCAAGCAATTTCTGATGAACCGGAATAACCCTTAG